One genomic region from Rattus norvegicus strain BN/NHsdMcwi chromosome 10, GRCr8, whole genome shotgun sequence encodes:
- the Rhbdf2 gene encoding inactive rhomboid protein 2 isoform X2 codes for MQLGSGAGMSSAASSTPASWRRTPWTEQTPSTPFLEEMSSMPDDVFESPPLSASYFRGVPSSASPVSPDGVQIPLKEYSSRAPGPGTQRGKRIASKVKHFAFDRKKRHYGLGVVGNWLNRSYRRSISSTVQRQLESFDSHRPYFTYWLTFVHILITLLVICTYGIAPVGFAQHVTTQLVLKNRGVYESVKYIQQENFWIGPSSIDLIHLGAKFSPCIRKDRQIEQLIRRERNIERTSGCCVQNDRSGCIQTLKKDCSETLATFVKWQNDTEPSDKSDLSQKQPSAVVCHQDPRTCEEPASSGAHIWPDDITKWPICTEQAQSNRTGLLHIDCKIKGRPCCIGTKGSCEITTREYCEFMHGYFHEEATLCSQVHCLDEVCGLLPFLNPEIPDQFYRIWLSLFLHAGIVHCLVSVVFQMTILRDLEKLAGWHRISIIFILSGITGNLASAIFLPYRAEVGPAGSQFGLLACLFVELFQSWQLLERPWKAFFNLSAIVLFLFICGLLPWIDNIAHIFGFLSGMLLAFAFLPYITFGTSDRYRKQALILVSLLVFAGLFASLVLWLYIYPINWPWIEYLTCFPFTSRFCEKYELDQVLH; via the exons ATGCAACTGGGCAGCGGTGCCGGAATGTCAAGCGCAGCTTCGTCTACcccagcttcctggaggaggacgCCGTGGACGGAGCAGACACCTTCGACTCCTTTTTTA GAAGAAATGAGTTCCATGCCTGATGATGTGTTCGAGTCTCCCCCACTCTCTGCTAGCTATTTCCGAGGTGTTCCATCCTCCGCCTCCCCTGTCTCCCCTGATGGAGTGCAAATCCCACT AAAAGAATACAGCAGCCGAGCTCCAGGTCCCGGGACCCAGCGTGGCAAGCGCATTGCCTCCAAAGTCAAGCACTTTGCGTTTGACCGGAAGAAGAGGCATTACGGCCTGGGCGTGGTGGGCAACTGGCTGAACAGAAGCTACCGGCGCAGCATCAGCAGCACCGTGCAGCGGCAGCTGGAGAGCTTCGACAGCCACCG ACCCTACTTCACCTACTGGCTGACGTTCGTTCACATCCTCATCACCTTGCTGGTGATCTGCACCTACGGCATTGCACCTGTGGGCTTTGCCCAGCACGTCACCACCCAGCTG GTGCTGAAAAACAGAGGCGTGTATGAGAGCGTGAAATACATCCAGCAGGAGAACTTCTGGATTGGCCCTAGCTCG ATTGACCTCATCCACCTGGGAGCAAAGTTCTCACCCTGCATCCGGAAGGACCGGCAGATTGAGCAGCTGATACGGAGGGAGCGTAACATCGAGCGCACCTCCGGCTGCTGTGTCCAGAATGACCGCTCGGGCTGCATCCAGACTCTGAAGAAGGACTGCTCG GAGACTTTAGCCACGTTTGTGAAGTGGCAGAATGATACGGAGCCCTCAGACAAGTCTGACCTGAGCCAGAAGCAGCCATCAGCAGTTGTGTGCCACCAAGACCCCAG GACCTGTGAAGAGCCAGCCTCCAGTGGGGCCCACATCTGGCCTGATGACATTACCAAGTGGCCG ATCTGCACAGAGCAGGCCCAGAGCAACCGCACAGGCTTGTTGCACATAGACTGTAAGATCAAAGGCCGCCCCTGCTGCATCGGCACCAAGGGCAG CTGTGAGATCACCACACGGGAGTATTGTGAGTTCATGCATGGCTATTTCCACGAAGAGGCAACACTCTGTTCCCAG GTGCACTGTTTGGACGAGGTGTGTGGCCTTCTGCCTTTCCTCAACCCTGAGATCCCCGACCAGTTCTACCGGATCTGGCTATCTCTGTTCCTGCATGCTGG CATAGTGCACTGCCTTGTGTCTGTGGTCTTCCAAATGACCATCCTGAGGGACTTAGAGAAGCTGGCCGGCTGGCACCGCATCTCCATCATCTTCATCCTCAGTGGTATTACAGGCAACCTGGCCAGCGCCATCTTCCTCCCCTATCGGGCAGAG GTGGGCCCAGCCGGGTCGCAGTTTGGCCTCCTCGCCTGCCTCTTCGTGGAGCTATTCCAGAGCTGGCAGCTACTGGAGCGACCATGGAAGGCCTTCTTCAACCTGTCGGCCATTGTGCTTTTCCTCTTCATCTGTGGCCTCCTGCCCTGGATAGACAACATAGCGCACATCTTCGGTTTCCTCAGTGGCATGCTCCTGGCCTTCGCCTTCCTGCCCTACATCACCTTTGGCACCAGCGATAGGTACCGCAAGCAAGCCCTCATCCTGGTGTCACTGCTGGTCTTCGCCGGGCTCTTCGCTTCCCTGGTGCTGTGGTTGTACATCTACCCCATCAACTGGCCCTGGATCGAGTACCTCACCTGCTTTCCCTTCACCAGCCGCTTCTGTGAGAAGTACGAGCTAGACCAGGTGCTGCACTAA